Proteins co-encoded in one Streptococcus pyogenes genomic window:
- a CDS encoding GNAT family N-acetyltransferase: protein MLIRQVQGSDLEVIATIESDNFSPQEATTRAVLEEHIRLIPDTFLVALIDQEIVGYIEGPVVTTPILEDSLFHGVTKNPKTGGYIAITSLSIAKHFQQQGVGTALLAALKDLVVAQQRTGLILTCHDYLISYYEMNGFINQGISESQHGGTLWYQMIWKL, encoded by the coding sequence TACCATTGAAAGTGACAATTTTTCACCACAAGAAGCAACGACAAGAGCAGTTCTTGAAGAGCACATACGGCTGATACCAGATACTTTTTTAGTGGCACTTATCGATCAGGAAATTGTTGGCTATATCGAAGGTCCAGTTGTCACTACTCCTATTTTGGAGGATTCTTTGTTCCACGGGGTGACTAAAAATCCTAAAACTGGAGGCTATATTGCTATTACTAGTTTGTCCATAGCTAAACATTTTCAGCAACAAGGGGTTGGGACAGCTTTGTTGGCGGCACTAAAAGATTTAGTAGTAGCGCAGCAAAGAACAGGTCTTATTTTGACTTGTCATGATTACTTGATTTCCTATTATGAAATGAATGGGTTTATTAACCAAGGAATTTCAGAGTCTCAACATGGTGGAACCCTTTGGTACCAAATGATTTGGAAACTTTAG
- the mltG gene encoding endolytic transglycosylase MltG has translation MALTYFKDKDQQDQQRSFKEQILAELEKANQIRKEKEEELFQKELEAKEAARRTAQLYAEYKRQDAFQKESIAHNNKTAKHFQAIKGAVMTSEALKPTLLSEKENSSLKTTNKRVVQANELQETASKESQVPLTIEKGHSVRRKLSKRQQTERAAKKISTVLISSIIITLLAVTLAGAGYVYSALNPVDKNSDAFVQVEIPSGSGNKLIGQILQKKGLIKNSTVFSFYTKFKNFTNFQSGYYNLQKSMSLEEIASALQEGGTAEPTKPSLGKILIPEGYTIKQIAKAVEHNSKGKTKKAKTPFNEKDFLDLVTDEAFIQDMVKRYPKLLATIPTKEKAIYRLEGYLFPATYNYYKETTMRELVEDMLAAMDATLVPYYDKIAASGKTVNEVLTLASLVEKEGSTDDDRRQIASVFYNRLNSGMALQSNIAILYAMGKLGEKTTLAEDATIDTTINSPYNIYTNTGLMPGPVASSGVSAIEATLNPASTDYLYFVANVHTGEVYYAKTFEEHSANVEKYVNSQIQ, from the coding sequence TTGGCTTTGACCTATTTTAAGGATAAAGACCAACAAGATCAGCAGCGAAGCTTTAAAGAGCAGATTCTTGCTGAGTTGGAAAAAGCAAATCAAATCAGAAAAGAAAAAGAGGAAGAACTTTTTCAAAAAGAGTTGGAAGCTAAAGAAGCAGCTAGGAGAACGGCCCAGCTATATGCTGAATATAAAAGACAAGATGCTTTTCAAAAAGAGTCTATAGCACATAACAATAAGACAGCTAAACACTTTCAAGCTATAAAAGGTGCGGTAATGACTTCAGAAGCGCTTAAACCGACTTTACTTTCTGAAAAAGAAAACTCATCTTTAAAAACGACAAATAAGAGAGTCGTGCAGGCAAATGAGCTTCAAGAGACTGCCTCTAAAGAATCTCAAGTACCGTTAACTATTGAGAAAGGTCATTCAGTGAGACGAAAATTAAGCAAACGCCAACAGACTGAGCGAGCTGCTAAAAAGATTTCAACCGTTTTGATTAGTTCTATTATTATAACCCTTTTGGCTGTTACTCTAGCAGGAGCAGGCTATGTTTATAGTGCTTTAAATCCTGTTGATAAAAATAGTGATGCCTTTGTTCAAGTTGAGATTCCATCTGGGTCAGGCAATAAATTGATTGGTCAAATTCTTCAAAAAAAAGGTTTAATCAAGAATAGCACTGTTTTTAGTTTTTATACAAAATTTAAAAACTTTACAAATTTTCAGAGCGGGTATTATAATCTGCAAAAAAGTATGAGTCTAGAAGAAATTGCTAGTGCTTTACAAGAAGGTGGTACAGCAGAACCTACCAAGCCATCTCTTGGGAAGATCTTGATTCCAGAAGGATACACGATTAAACAAATAGCTAAAGCTGTTGAGCATAATAGCAAGGGAAAGACCAAAAAAGCTAAAACACCTTTTAACGAGAAGGATTTTTTGGATTTAGTCACGGATGAGGCTTTTATTCAAGATATGGTAAAAAGATATCCAAAATTATTAGCAACTATCCCAACTAAAGAAAAAGCTATTTACCGTTTGGAAGGTTACCTTTTCCCAGCAACCTATAACTATTACAAAGAAACTACCATGAGAGAACTTGTAGAGGACATGCTGGCAGCTATGGATGCTACTTTGGTACCCTATTATGATAAAATTGCTGCTAGTGGTAAGACAGTCAACGAGGTATTGACCTTGGCCTCTTTGGTTGAAAAAGAAGGTTCAACAGACGATGACAGACGTCAAATTGCAAGTGTCTTTTATAACCGCCTTAATAGCGGAATGGCACTACAATCTAATATAGCTATTTTGTATGCGATGGGGAAACTTGGTGAGAAAACAACCTTGGCTGAGGATGCTACTATTGACACCACCATTAATTCTCCTTATAATATTTATACCAATACAGGTCTGATGCCTGGTCCAGTTGCTAGCTCGGGGGTTTCTGCAATTGAAGCAACCCTAAATCCAGCCTCAACGGATTATTTATACTTTGTGGCCAATGTCCATACTGGTGAAGTTTACTATGCAAAAACATTTGAAGAACACTCTGCAAATGTTGAAAAATATGTGAATAGTCAAATTCAGTAA
- the greA gene encoding transcription elongation factor GreA — protein sequence MAEKTYPMTLTEKEQLEKELEELKLVRRPEIVERIKIARSYGDLSENSEYDAAKDEQAFVEGQISTLETKIRYAEIIDSDAVAKDEVAIGKTVIVQEVGTTDKDTYHIVGAAGADIFSGKISNESPIAQALIGKKTGDKVRIESPAATYDVEIISVEKTN from the coding sequence ATGGCAGAAAAAACGTATCCGATGACCCTAACGGAAAAAGAACAACTTGAAAAAGAACTTGAAGAATTAAAACTTGTGCGTCGTCCAGAAATAGTGGAGCGTATTAAAATTGCACGTTCGTATGGAGATCTTTCAGAGAACTCTGAATACGATGCCGCAAAAGATGAGCAAGCTTTTGTTGAAGGTCAAATTTCAACGCTTGAAACTAAGATTCGCTATGCTGAAATCATTGACAGTGATGCTGTTGCAAAAGATGAAGTCGCTATCGGAAAAACAGTTATCGTTCAAGAAGTTGGAACAACAGATAAAGATACTTATCATATTGTAGGTGCTGCTGGAGCAGATATCTTCTCCGGAAAAATTTCAAATGAAAGCCCGATTGCTCAAGCTTTGATTGGTAAAAAAACAGGTGACAAGGTTAGAATTGAATCACCAGCAGCTACTTATGATGTTGAAATCATCAGCGTTGAAAAGACAAATTAA